In one Marinitoga hydrogenitolerans DSM 16785 genomic region, the following are encoded:
- a CDS encoding Rqc2 family fibronectin-binding protein: protein MPIDGLLLNKLIREAKKFEGQKIRNIYQPVNDEVLFQFQKGFLLFVLKNPAYLISLDKKPDMPDIPQNFSMFLRKRIKNAKLIKIEQLGLDRLGYMELSVIDETFELRNYRLYFELMGRNSNILLVDENNKILDALKKGIAPQRTIMPGAKYVPFYKEDYLNILELKGFDLDSNLMGFSKLSKKFLYEYLEKYDLNTFVAEFMDNLNVFLFDYNNKKEILSFPPVNYNYEITKSPSEGLMKLFEVQSINSRYSEMKRKLEKTVIKEIDKYEKLYRKLKKEEKEIEKIPELEKKGKLLQAYLYKFDRKVDFVEVEDWETGEKVKIELNPLKSPNENLQNIFKKVHKLKSKEQHLKERLKITKEMIDYLYQLWQSIDLAEDLETLKEIKEEIILEKIISEKNNIKKRKKIISKPYEFEYKGFKILVGKNNIQNDKITREADRDDIWMHAQGIPGAHVIIKTNKQEVPEDVLVFAAQLAAKYSKGRFSSKVSIDYTQKKHVWKPKRAKPGMVLYNNFKTLYVSPEK from the coding sequence ATGCCTATAGATGGATTGCTTTTGAATAAATTAATAAGAGAGGCAAAAAAATTTGAAGGACAAAAAATTAGGAATATATATCAACCGGTGAATGATGAGGTTTTATTCCAATTTCAAAAAGGATTTTTATTATTTGTTTTAAAGAATCCAGCTTATTTAATCTCACTTGATAAAAAACCGGATATGCCAGACATTCCGCAGAATTTTTCTATGTTTTTGAGAAAAAGAATAAAAAATGCAAAACTTATAAAAATTGAGCAATTAGGGTTAGATCGTTTAGGATATATGGAATTGTCAGTAATAGATGAAACATTTGAATTAAGAAATTATAGATTATACTTCGAATTAATGGGAAGAAACTCAAATATATTATTAGTTGATGAAAATAATAAGATATTAGATGCATTAAAAAAAGGAATTGCACCACAAAGAACAATTATGCCAGGTGCAAAATATGTGCCTTTTTATAAAGAAGATTATTTAAATATCCTCGAATTGAAAGGATTTGATTTAGATTCTAATTTAATGGGTTTTTCTAAATTGAGTAAAAAATTTTTATACGAATATTTAGAAAAATACGATTTAAATACCTTCGTTGCCGAGTTCATGGATAATTTAAATGTTTTTCTTTTTGATTATAATAACAAGAAAGAAATATTATCGTTTCCACCAGTAAATTATAATTATGAAATAACAAAATCACCATCAGAAGGATTGATGAAATTATTTGAAGTTCAAAGTATAAACTCTCGATATTCTGAAATGAAGAGAAAATTAGAAAAAACAGTAATAAAAGAAATTGATAAATATGAAAAATTATATAGAAAGTTAAAAAAAGAGGAAAAAGAAATTGAAAAAATCCCAGAGTTAGAAAAAAAAGGTAAATTGTTGCAAGCGTATTTATACAAATTTGACAGAAAAGTAGATTTTGTTGAAGTTGAAGATTGGGAAACTGGTGAGAAAGTTAAAATAGAACTAAATCCTTTAAAATCACCAAATGAAAATTTACAAAATATTTTTAAAAAGGTGCATAAACTAAAATCAAAAGAACAACATTTAAAAGAAAGATTAAAGATTACAAAAGAGATGATAGATTATCTTTATCAATTATGGCAAAGTATAGATTTAGCTGAAGATCTCGAAACATTGAAAGAAATAAAAGAAGAAATAATTTTAGAAAAAATAATATCAGAAAAAAATAATATCAAAAAAAGGAAAAAAATAATATCAAAACCATACGAATTTGAATATAAAGGGTTTAAAATATTAGTTGGAAAAAATAATATACAAAACGATAAAATTACAAGAGAAGCGGATAGAGATGATATATGGATGCATGCACAGGGAATTCCTGGAGCACATGTTATTATTAAAACAAATAAACAGGAAGTTCCAGAAGATGTATTGGTATTTGCAGCACAACTTGCTGCGAAATATTCTAAAGGAAGATTTTCATCTAAGGTTTCTATAGATTATACACAAAAAAAGCACGTATGGAAACCAAAAAGGGCAAAACCTGGTATGGTTTTATACAATAATTTTAAAACTTTATATGTTTCTCCAGAAAAGTAA
- the lepA gene encoding translation elongation factor 4, whose protein sequence is MYNPEFIRNISIIAHIDHGKTTLVDRILELTKSVEKRKMHDQYLDMMDIEQERGITIKSQPVKIMYNAKDGNTYEINIIDTPGHVDFTYEVSRSLAACEGAVLLVDASQGVEAQTVANTYLALENDLEIISAVNKIDLPNANVEETLDEIEDLIGISADDALLVSGKTGEGVEELLEEIIKRIPAPTIKGSDKDKLKALIFDAKYDKYRGVIVYTRLYSGSVKRGDKIMTMSNKEVYEVVEVGIFHPEMIATESLSAGEVGYIIAGIKEVDMARVGDTLTSASNPVDEPLPGYKEVKPMVYAGIYPGVPDYYEELRKALEKLKLNDAALTFTPEHSPALGFGFRCGFLGLLHMDVIKERIEREFDLTIILTAPNVVYKAKLKNGEELEIHDPTQFPDQDMLEEVYEPYAKLDIITPPDYMGGLMGIVQNEKRGEFLSVSNAGKNRVVLHFEVPLGEIIFDFFDRMKAISRGYASMDYEITEFRKSDLLKVTILVNREPVEALSFISHRSKLYEMSKKMVEKLKDLIPKHQFEIPIQAKADGRIIARSTIKALRKDVLAKCYGGDITRKMKLLEKQKEGKKRMRQIGSVTIPQTAFLAILKINENEK, encoded by the coding sequence ATGTATAATCCTGAGTTTATAAGAAATATAAGTATAATAGCCCATATAGATCATGGGAAAACAACATTAGTTGATAGAATATTAGAATTAACAAAAAGTGTTGAAAAAAGGAAAATGCATGATCAGTATCTTGATATGATGGATATTGAACAAGAAAGAGGAATAACTATAAAATCACAACCAGTAAAAATCATGTATAATGCAAAAGATGGAAACACTTACGAAATAAATATTATAGATACTCCGGGTCATGTGGATTTTACATATGAAGTTTCCAGAAGCTTAGCAGCATGTGAAGGTGCTGTTCTTTTGGTTGATGCGTCCCAAGGTGTGGAAGCTCAAACAGTTGCAAATACATATTTAGCTTTAGAAAATGATTTAGAAATAATATCAGCCGTTAATAAAATAGATTTACCAAACGCAAATGTTGAAGAAACATTAGATGAAATTGAGGATTTAATTGGAATTTCTGCGGATGATGCATTGCTGGTTTCTGGAAAAACAGGAGAAGGTGTGGAAGAACTGTTAGAAGAAATTATCAAAAGGATTCCAGCTCCAACAATTAAAGGTTCTGATAAAGACAAATTAAAAGCTTTAATTTTTGATGCTAAATACGATAAATATAGGGGTGTAATAGTATATACGAGACTATATAGCGGTTCTGTAAAACGCGGAGATAAAATAATGACCATGTCAAATAAAGAAGTATATGAAGTTGTTGAAGTAGGTATTTTTCATCCAGAAATGATAGCAACAGAGTCTTTATCTGCAGGAGAAGTTGGATATATAATAGCTGGGATAAAAGAGGTTGATATGGCTCGTGTTGGTGATACATTAACAAGTGCTTCTAATCCTGTGGATGAACCTTTACCAGGTTATAAAGAGGTAAAACCAATGGTTTATGCAGGAATTTATCCAGGTGTTCCTGATTATTATGAAGAATTGAGAAAAGCCCTTGAAAAACTAAAATTAAATGATGCAGCTTTAACATTTACACCAGAACATTCTCCGGCATTAGGATTTGGTTTCAGGTGCGGCTTTTTAGGATTATTGCATATGGACGTCATCAAAGAAAGAATAGAAAGGGAATTTGATTTAACAATAATATTAACTGCACCAAATGTTGTGTATAAAGCAAAACTTAAAAATGGTGAAGAATTGGAAATACATGATCCAACACAATTTCCGGATCAGGATATGTTAGAAGAAGTTTATGAGCCGTATGCTAAACTCGATATTATTACCCCACCAGATTATATGGGTGGATTAATGGGGATAGTTCAAAATGAAAAACGTGGAGAATTTCTTTCTGTGTCAAACGCTGGTAAAAATAGGGTCGTATTGCATTTTGAAGTTCCTTTAGGAGAAATTATTTTTGATTTCTTTGATAGAATGAAGGCTATTAGTAGAGGATATGCTTCAATGGATTATGAAATAACAGAATTTAGAAAATCAGACTTATTAAAAGTTACAATATTAGTGAATAGAGAACCAGTAGAAGCTTTATCGTTCATTTCTCACAGAAGTAAATTATATGAAATGTCAAAAAAGATGGTTGAAAAATTAAAAGATCTCATACCAAAGCATCAGTTTGAAATTCCAATACAAGCAAAAGCAGATGGAAGAATTATAGCAAGATCAACCATTAAAGCTTTAAGAAAAGATGTTTTAGCTAAATGTTATGGTGGAGATATCACAAGGAAAATGAAATTACTTGAGAAACAAAAAGAAGGTAAAAAAAGAATGAGACAAATTGGTTCTGTAACTATACCACAAACAGCATTTTTAGCTATACTGAAAATTAATGAAAATGAGAAATGA
- a CDS encoding transposase family protein produces MKEIIKMLDKSLKYIKHEIKEDTIYIYVKSKKKKAKCPVCGEETDKVHSKYTRSFQDLPIGGKKVTIILEMRIFKCKN; encoded by the coding sequence ATGAAAGAAATAATAAAAATGCTGGATAAAAGTTTAAAGTATATAAAACATGAAATAAAAGAAGACACAATATATATTTATGTAAAATCAAAAAAGAAAAAAGCAAAATGTCCAGTATGTGGAGAAGAAACAGATAAAGTACATTCAAAATACACAAGAAGCTTTCAGGATTTACCAATAGGAGGAAAAAAGGTAACAATAATATTGGAAATGAGAATATTTAAATGTAAAAACAA